One genomic window of Cololabis saira isolate AMF1-May2022 chromosome 3, fColSai1.1, whole genome shotgun sequence includes the following:
- the si:ch211-261d7.6 gene encoding zinc finger protein 429 isoform X3, translated as MEGGCSAASTDDNAANDPGISGQPPGEDLHVSTEDSDVSVSCKDCGLKFTDLDDYKTHLHQHALEEEEAPLRDDGTPAAAVDVGGNGDEDMGTADECAESGLAATKSEMIQSISTDSMKNPPRNFYSCEVCGKVYMYRVSFEKHKKLHDDPPLKETSQRASQAEINLPKYECPDCGLSFIRKTRLIGHLRAHRRRGQFKPKCDQCNKYFISIKTWLAHVDMHNQKRFWCLSCAHGYVDETSLDKHLQNHSLTRRDKTNNGSTQQGNITKTRPRAKNHRCPYCGKAYYHYTKFIAHKRKHFKKHPVSGFFIEKDEDIDKDSLVTSEKEEMKENREEHPEREENTQGECGDSENTDDSDCGEPLHCPKFSRPFCRADPLSEQSSGADASQTGPELVEKEPKPHREHKYWEWECTECDMGFDEMSKLHLHYIKHATGEVPIPLDYLEG; from the coding sequence TCAGTGTTTCATGTAAGGATTGTGGACTGAAGTTTACTGACTTGGACGACTACAAGACCCACCTGCACCAGCACGccctggaagaggaggaagctcCGCTCAGAGACGACGGGACTCCTGCAGCAGCCGTGGACGTTGGAGGAAACGGAGATGAAGACATGGGTACTGCAGATGAGTGTGCTGAGAGCGGTTTAGCGGCCACAAAATCAGAAATGATACAAAGCATTTCCACAGACTCGATGAAGAATCCTCCCCGCAATTTTTATTCCTGCGAAGTTTGTGGTAAGGTTTACATGTATCGGGTTTCatttgaaaaacacaaaaagctgCACGATGATCCACCTTTGAAAGAAACTAGCCAGCGTGCCTCACAGGCTGAGATTAATTTACCCAAGTATGAGTGTCCAGATTGTGGGTTGTCATTCATCAGGAAAACCCGGCTGATTGGTCATCTGAGAGCTCACAGGCGCCGTGGGCAGTTTAAGCCAAAGTGTGATCAGTGTAACAAGTACTTCATATCCATAAAGACGTGGTTGGCTCACGTTGATATGCATAATCAAAAGCGGTTTTGGTGTTTAAGCTGTGCTCACGGCTATGTAGATGAAACGTCGCTAGATAAACACCTGCAAAATCACAGTCTGACTAGACGAGACAAAACTAACAATGGAAGCACACAGCAGGGGAATATCACCAAAACTCGCCCCCGTGCAAAGAATCACCGGTGCCCCTACTGTGGGAAGGCCTACTATCATTACACAAAATTTATTGCacacaaaagaaaacattttaaaaagcatCCAGTGAGTGGTTTCTTCATTGAAAAAGACGAAGATATTGACAAGGACTCACTGGTCACTAGTGAGAAAGAAGAGATGAAAGAAAATAGGGAAGAGCACCCGGAGAGGGAAGAAAACACACAGGGGGAGTGTGGAGATTCAGAAAACACCGACGACTCGGATTGTGGAGAACCTTTACATTGCCCCAAGTTTTCCAGACCCTTCTGCCGGGCTGATCCACTGAGTGAACAAAGCTCAGGAGCTGACGCATCTCAGACGGGACCGGAGCTGGTCGAGAAAGAGCCAAAGCCGCACAGAGAGCATAAGTATTGGGAATGGGAGTGTACTGAATGCGATATGGGCTTTGATGAAATGTCAAAGCTGCACCTGCATTATATTAAACATGCAACAGGGGAGGTGCCGATACCACTAGATTACCTTGAAGGCTGA
- the si:ch211-261d7.6 gene encoding zinc finger protein 420 isoform X2 — protein sequence MEGGCSAASTDDNAANDPGISGQPPGEDLHVSTEDSDGVGVFCCQDCGEAFSEETAYLEHHYQHKQQYVHLDDHSNLLHGAQKDSETPYSCTLCSRSFVEMTELDLHLKNHGQISTKESDIVTSSVTKQHTYVCSDCGKSYAVIGHFLNHLRSHQKASKSVFNDLEHLKKKSFQCESCGRSYSRASALDAHRRYHEEKLIKSKNRSSGDVVQTGELVVEKKTSEIQREDNSEKLFKCLCGKAFSTLSRLKTHQRFSRKGQCSPEETKQKPKKACNEFYCSECNKAFSSHVALINHQRWHSNHSKDSAKKFPCEECGKAFMTLTFLYRHQRTVHSDETPAKSFLHQVCQLQKKAFECKDCGLKFSRASALHSHQLQHTDVFVETEKETQKQSSPLSSSIVSDTGEKESEPLEALTIERAHSESLLPTSAAVEESHVEETDEDMECYEPGDFNVQVISGSESEDEPIEDVNPDLELLCESDQEVRDDGDTLVSPSGFVSKPGIDLKIVQIDFEQTDEQCALVAKEVENIMAGERFVCPECYQEFPSLSSLQVHRTWHEVDERRQETPVSVSCKDCGLKFTDLDDYKTHLHQHALEEEEAPLRDDGTPAAAVDVGGNGDEDMGTADECAESGLAATKSEMIQSISTDSMKNPPRNFYSCEVCGKVYMYRVSFEKHKKLHDDPPLKETSQRASQAEINLPKYECPDCGLSFIRKTRLIGHLRAHRRRGQFKPKCDQCNKYFISIKTWLAHVDMHNQKRFWCLSCAHGYVDETSLDKHLQNHSLTRRDKTNNGSTQQGNITKTRPRAKNHRCPYCGKAYYHYTKFIAHKRKHFKKHPVSGFFIEKDEDIDKDSLVTSEKEEMKENREEHPEREENTQGECGDSENTDDSDCGEPLHCPKFSRPFCRADPLSEQSSGADASQTGPELVEKEPKPHREHKYWEWECTECDMGFDEMSKLHLHYIKHATGEVPIPLDYLEG from the exons GGGTTGGGGTTTTCTGCTGTCAGGATTGTGGAGAAGCCTTCAGTGAAGAGACGGCCTACTTGGAGCATCACTATCAACACAAGCAACAATACGTGCACTTAGACGACCACTCCAACCTCTTACATGGTGCCCAAAAGGACAGTGAAACACCGTATTCCTGTACTTTATGTTCACGCTCTTTTGTTGAGATGACTGAACTGGACTTGCATTTGAAGAACCATGGTCAGATCTCCACAAAGGAGTCTGATATTGTAACTTCTAGTGTAACAAAGCAGCATACTTATGTATGTTCAGATTGTGGGAAATCTTATGCTGTTATTGGACACTTTCTCAATCATCTGCGTTCGCACCAGAAAGCCTCaaaatctgtttttaatgacctgGAACATTTGAAAAAGAAGTCATTTCAGTGCGAGTCTTGTGGGAGGAGTTACTCTCGTGCTTCAGCTCTCGATGCTCATCGACGGTATCATGAGGAAAAGTTGATAAAGAGTAAAAACAGGAGCTCAGGGGATGTAGTTCAAACCGGAGAGctggttgtggaaaaaaaaacaagtgaaatTCAGAGAGAGGATAATTCTGAAaagctttttaaatgtttatgtgGTAAAGCATTTTCGACCTTGTCGCGCCTGAAAACACATCAGCGATTTAGCCGCAAAGGACAGTGCTCTCcggaagaaacaaaacaaaaaccaaagaaGGCCTGCAATGAATTTTACTGCAGCGAGTGTAATAAGGCTTTCAGTAGTCATGTTGCCCTCATTAACCATCAGCGATGGCATTCTAACCACTCGAAAGATTCAGCAAAGAAGTTCCCATGTGAGGAATGTGGAAAAGCGTTTATGACTCTAACGTTCCTCTACCGGCATCAGCGCACGGTGCACAGTGATGAAACCCCTGCAAAGTCGTTCCTCCATCAAGTGTGTCAGCTTCAGAAAAAGGCGTTTGAATGTAAAGATTGTGGACTTAAGTTCTCCAGGGCTTCAGCACTTCATTCTCATCAACTTCAACATACAGATGTTTTCGTGGAAACGGAGAAGGAGACTCAGAAACAATCATCTCCGTTATCATCCAGCATAGTATCAGACACTGGAGAGAAAGAGAGTGAGCCCTTGGAGGCTTTAACAATAGAGAGAGCACATTCAGAAAGTTTGCTTCCCACCAGTGCTGCTGTTGAAGAATCACATGTAGAAGAGACTGATGAAGACATGGAGTGCTACGAACCCGGAGACTTTAATGTCCAGGTGATCAGTGGAAGCGAATCTGAAGACGAGCCAATTGAAGATGTCAATCCTGACCTGGAGCTGTTGTGTGAATCGGATCAGGAAGTAAGAGACGATGGTGACACCCTAGTTTCCCCCAGTGGTTTTGTATCAAAACCAGGGATTGACTTGAAAATAGTTCAGATCGACTTTGAGCAAACCGACGAGCAATGTGCACTGGTGGCAAAGGAAGTGGAAAATATAATGGCAGGGGAAAGATTTGTTTGTCCAGAGTGTTACCAGGAATTTCCTAGTCTTTCGTCTCTACAAGTTCACAGAACGTGGCACGAGGTTGATGAGAGACGCCAAGAGACTCCAG TCAGTGTTTCATGTAAGGATTGTGGACTGAAGTTTACTGACTTGGACGACTACAAGACCCACCTGCACCAGCACGccctggaagaggaggaagctcCGCTCAGAGACGACGGGACTCCTGCAGCAGCCGTGGACGTTGGAGGAAACGGAGATGAAGACATGGGTACTGCAGATGAGTGTGCTGAGAGCGGTTTAGCGGCCACAAAATCAGAAATGATACAAAGCATTTCCACAGACTCGATGAAGAATCCTCCCCGCAATTTTTATTCCTGCGAAGTTTGTGGTAAGGTTTACATGTATCGGGTTTCatttgaaaaacacaaaaagctgCACGATGATCCACCTTTGAAAGAAACTAGCCAGCGTGCCTCACAGGCTGAGATTAATTTACCCAAGTATGAGTGTCCAGATTGTGGGTTGTCATTCATCAGGAAAACCCGGCTGATTGGTCATCTGAGAGCTCACAGGCGCCGTGGGCAGTTTAAGCCAAAGTGTGATCAGTGTAACAAGTACTTCATATCCATAAAGACGTGGTTGGCTCACGTTGATATGCATAATCAAAAGCGGTTTTGGTGTTTAAGCTGTGCTCACGGCTATGTAGATGAAACGTCGCTAGATAAACACCTGCAAAATCACAGTCTGACTAGACGAGACAAAACTAACAATGGAAGCACACAGCAGGGGAATATCACCAAAACTCGCCCCCGTGCAAAGAATCACCGGTGCCCCTACTGTGGGAAGGCCTACTATCATTACACAAAATTTATTGCacacaaaagaaaacattttaaaaagcatCCAGTGAGTGGTTTCTTCATTGAAAAAGACGAAGATATTGACAAGGACTCACTGGTCACTAGTGAGAAAGAAGAGATGAAAGAAAATAGGGAAGAGCACCCGGAGAGGGAAGAAAACACACAGGGGGAGTGTGGAGATTCAGAAAACACCGACGACTCGGATTGTGGAGAACCTTTACATTGCCCCAAGTTTTCCAGACCCTTCTGCCGGGCTGATCCACTGAGTGAACAAAGCTCAGGAGCTGACGCATCTCAGACGGGACCGGAGCTGGTCGAGAAAGAGCCAAAGCCGCACAGAGAGCATAAGTATTGGGAATGGGAGTGTACTGAATGCGATATGGGCTTTGATGAAATGTCAAAGCTGCACCTGCATTATATTAAACATGCAACAGGGGAGGTGCCGATACCACTAGATTACCTTGAAGGCTGA
- the si:ch211-261d7.6 gene encoding zinc finger protein 91 isoform X1 produces the protein MEGGCSAASTDDNAANDPGISGQPPGEDLHVSTEDSDGVGVFCCQDCGEAFSEETAYLEHHYQHKQQYVHLDDHSNLLHGAQKDSETPYSCTLCSRSFVEMTELDLHLKNHGQISTKESDIVTSSVTKQHTYVCSDCGKSYAVIGHFLNHLRSHQKASKSVFNDLEHLKKKSFQCESCGRSYSRASALDAHRRYHEEKLIKSKNRSSGDVVQTGELVVEKKTSEIQREDNSEKLFKCLCGKAFSTLSRLKTHQRFSRKGQCSPEETKQKPKKACNEFYCSECNKAFSSHVALINHQRWHSNHSKDSAKKFPCEECGKAFMTLTFLYRHQRTVHSDETPAKSFLHQVCQLQKKAFECKDCGLKFSRASALHSHQLQHTDVFVETEKETQKQSSPLSSSIVSDTGEKESEPLEALTIERAHSESLLPTSAAVEESHVEETDEDMECYEPGDFNVQVISGSESEDEPIEDVNPDLELLCESDQEVRDDGDTLVSPSGFVSKPGIDLKIVQIDFEQTDEQCALVAKEVENIMAGERFVCPECYQEFPSLSSLQVHRTWHEVDERRQETPGQSATVYTCELCGYKASSYEAHYSHMQTHGDQTPSSDVLNETEGFEKKTWTCDECGKVFTCSSDLVSHQLHHSPKKQFQCPNCLMSYLHAASLYNHMKTCTEQKREHMSATKKEYNPKKTLLGPKIYHCEQCGKGFWSLGAYSHHKQNQVECTDLRLRKGVHGSADSLSGRQRSGIKVACSVCGRKFRHRGILALHMRKHENGNHKCELCDRSFRLFSSLLRHQVVHSDQLLPPPSKSFQHQVEQLQKNTYSCPDCGKLFSRAKALQFHMKSHGYETGHSPSSPRSTVTLEDLQCATCFSHFSNKASLRAHQKLCIKRDGQAAVKTEPLENGVCTQEPSGQLKLQTEFKKEVESGTHKLKNNGEGSKTSSNLDISLIKTSIKEDPGKGLFPCSECGRRFVTNSALGSHKRWHKERKFPGSFLNDDDLKSVSRKTDEGPFQCNKCGRQFFNHHVLQRHQIFNPQCETNIEPDSNTNVESGSKREQVSCPEYDETFEPSSSLFTHVENEHCKIVEAADRRQDEVLDIVQRHDDTNCKALSSPQKPKAHQCPVCFMTFAKVRGLRAHKWQAHSKSTASKEILPLSVKLEPTVSNCETNKTENQETQKNRAADSGGRKIKSDPPHMISVSSLDCKKLSSSAVTPLHYESGNPEAKHVSKVEIETAKAAANVPPPLSCPSEHTVKYLFKCDKCGKAFQTEEQLGAHKAKAKSRPFCCALCCHSFWTGNQLRQHLVWHDEVRCRLPNEVRFRLSAAMTSEPLNLDILTGDDAGKSFPAFTMDPPTLDLTSRSQSGHSCQYCGKAFLSPTALQKHKSQHCDRRQRDTPAAVSGYADGLTCLKCGTTFCQEYDLHQHYTEHACGV, from the coding sequence GGGTTGGGGTTTTCTGCTGTCAGGATTGTGGAGAAGCCTTCAGTGAAGAGACGGCCTACTTGGAGCATCACTATCAACACAAGCAACAATACGTGCACTTAGACGACCACTCCAACCTCTTACATGGTGCCCAAAAGGACAGTGAAACACCGTATTCCTGTACTTTATGTTCACGCTCTTTTGTTGAGATGACTGAACTGGACTTGCATTTGAAGAACCATGGTCAGATCTCCACAAAGGAGTCTGATATTGTAACTTCTAGTGTAACAAAGCAGCATACTTATGTATGTTCAGATTGTGGGAAATCTTATGCTGTTATTGGACACTTTCTCAATCATCTGCGTTCGCACCAGAAAGCCTCaaaatctgtttttaatgacctgGAACATTTGAAAAAGAAGTCATTTCAGTGCGAGTCTTGTGGGAGGAGTTACTCTCGTGCTTCAGCTCTCGATGCTCATCGACGGTATCATGAGGAAAAGTTGATAAAGAGTAAAAACAGGAGCTCAGGGGATGTAGTTCAAACCGGAGAGctggttgtggaaaaaaaaacaagtgaaatTCAGAGAGAGGATAATTCTGAAaagctttttaaatgtttatgtgGTAAAGCATTTTCGACCTTGTCGCGCCTGAAAACACATCAGCGATTTAGCCGCAAAGGACAGTGCTCTCcggaagaaacaaaacaaaaaccaaagaaGGCCTGCAATGAATTTTACTGCAGCGAGTGTAATAAGGCTTTCAGTAGTCATGTTGCCCTCATTAACCATCAGCGATGGCATTCTAACCACTCGAAAGATTCAGCAAAGAAGTTCCCATGTGAGGAATGTGGAAAAGCGTTTATGACTCTAACGTTCCTCTACCGGCATCAGCGCACGGTGCACAGTGATGAAACCCCTGCAAAGTCGTTCCTCCATCAAGTGTGTCAGCTTCAGAAAAAGGCGTTTGAATGTAAAGATTGTGGACTTAAGTTCTCCAGGGCTTCAGCACTTCATTCTCATCAACTTCAACATACAGATGTTTTCGTGGAAACGGAGAAGGAGACTCAGAAACAATCATCTCCGTTATCATCCAGCATAGTATCAGACACTGGAGAGAAAGAGAGTGAGCCCTTGGAGGCTTTAACAATAGAGAGAGCACATTCAGAAAGTTTGCTTCCCACCAGTGCTGCTGTTGAAGAATCACATGTAGAAGAGACTGATGAAGACATGGAGTGCTACGAACCCGGAGACTTTAATGTCCAGGTGATCAGTGGAAGCGAATCTGAAGACGAGCCAATTGAAGATGTCAATCCTGACCTGGAGCTGTTGTGTGAATCGGATCAGGAAGTAAGAGACGATGGTGACACCCTAGTTTCCCCCAGTGGTTTTGTATCAAAACCAGGGATTGACTTGAAAATAGTTCAGATCGACTTTGAGCAAACCGACGAGCAATGTGCACTGGTGGCAAAGGAAGTGGAAAATATAATGGCAGGGGAAAGATTTGTTTGTCCAGAGTGTTACCAGGAATTTCCTAGTCTTTCGTCTCTACAAGTTCACAGAACGTGGCACGAGGTTGATGAGAGACGCCAAGAGACTCCAGGTCAGTCAGCAACCGTTTACACATGCGAGTTGTGTGGTTACAAAGCCAGTAGCTATGAAGCACACTAcagtcacatgcaaacacacggTGATCAAACCCCTAGCAGTGATGTGTTGAATGAAACCGAGGGGTTTGAGAAGAAAACTTGGACATGCGATGAGTGTGGTAAAGTTTTCACTTGTTCGTCGGATTTAGTCTCTCATCAGTTGCATCACTCCCCCAAAAAACAGTTCCAGTGTCCAAATTGCCTGATGTCTTATTTGCATGCGGCCAGCTTGTATAACCATATGaaaacatgcacagaacaaaAAAGGGAACATATGTCGGCCACTAAAAAGGAATACAATCCAAAGAAAACATTATTAGGCCCCAAAATCTACCATTGTGAACAGTGTGGAAAGGGTTTTTGGTCTTTGGGGGCTTACTCCCACCACAAGCAAAATCAGGTGGAGTGTACAGATTTGAGGCTAAGAAAAGGTGTCCATGGATCAGCGGACTCCCTCAGCGGACGCCAGCGCTCCGGCATTAAGGTGGCATGTTCGGTGTGCGGCAGGAAGTTCCGCCACAGAGGAATATTGGCATTGCACATGCGCAAACACGAAAATGGAAATCACAAATGTGAACTCTGCGACCGGTCGTTCCGTCTGTTCTCCAGCCTCCTCAGACACCAGGTCGTACACAGTGACCAGCTACTCCCCCCGCCCAGTAAGTCTTTTCAGCATCAGGTGGAGCAGCTGCAAAAGAACACGTATAGCTGTCCTGACTGTGGGAAGCTGTTTTCACGGGCCAAAGCGCTTCAGTTTCACATGAAAAGCCATGGCTACGAGACCGGGCACTCGCCATCTTCACCGCGATCCACAGTCACACTGGAGGATCTGCAGTGTGCAACATGTTtttcacatttcagcaacaaagcGTCATTAAGAGCTCATCAAAAACTTTGCATTAAAAGAGACGGTCAAGCAGCTGTAAAGACAGAACCACTGGAAAATGGTGTCTGCACACAGGAGCCCTCTGGCCAGCTAAAGCTACAAACAGAGTTCAAGAAGGAAGTGGAAAGTGGCACACATAAGCTGAAGAATAATGGTGAAGGCAGCAAAACAAGCTCAAATTTGGATATTTCTCTGATTAAAACCTCTATAAAAGAAGACCCAGGTAAAGGACTGTTTCCCTGTTCTGAATGTGGTAGGCGGTTTGTGACCAACTCTGCTCTTGGCTCCCACAAACGATGGCACAAGGAAAGGAAGTTCCCAGGTTCCTTCCTAAATGACGACGATTTGAAATCTGTTAGCCGTAAGACTGACGAAGGACCTTTTCAGTGCAACAAATGTGGCAGACAGTTTTTCAACCACCACGTTCTTCAGCGCCACCAGATCTTTAACCCTCAGTGTGAAACCAACATAGAACCAGATTCAAACACAAATGTGGAGAGCGGCAGCAAGCGAGAGCAGGTTTCATGTCCAGAATATGATGAGACATTTGAGCCAAGTTCGTCTCTGTTTACTCATGTTGAAAATGAGCATTGTAAAATTGTGGAAGCAGCAGACCGTCGGCAAGATGAGGTTTTGGATATTGTCCAAAGGCACGATGATACTAACTGCAAAGCTTTGTCATCACCACAAAAGCCGAAAGCTCACCAATGCCCCGTCTGCTTTATGACCTTTGCAAAAGTGCGAGGTCTGCGTGCTCATAAGTGGCAGGCCCACTCAAAGAGTACAGCAAGCAAAGAGATTCTTCCACTGAGTGTAAAACTAGAGCCCACTGTTTCAAACTGTGAAACgaataaaacagaaaatcaagaaacacagaaaaataGGGCTGCTGATAGTGGAGGGAGGAAAATCAAGTCAGACCCCCCACATATGATATCTGTCTCCAGTCTAGACTGTAAGAAACTGAGCAGTTCTGCAGTCACTCCTCTTCATTATGAGAGTGGGAACCCCGAGGCCAAACATGTGTCTAAGGTGGAGATCGAAACTGCCAAAGCCGCAGCTAATGTCCCCCCGCCACTTAGCTGTCCGTCAGAGCACACGGTCAAATATCTGTTCAAGTGTGATAAGTGTGGTAAAGCTTTTCAAACAGAGGAACAGTTGGGAGCCCATAAGGCCAAGGCCAAGAGTCGGCCTTTTTGTTGCGCTCTGTGCTGCCACAGCTTTTGGACCGGGAATCAGCTGCGGCAGCACCTCGTCTGGCATGACGAGGTGCGCTGCCGTCTCCCAAACGAGGTCCGTTTCAGGCTCAGCGCTGCTATGACCTCCGAGCCTTTAAACCTCGACATCCTCACTGGGGACGATGCAGGGAAGTCTTTCCCAGCTTTTACCATGGACCCACCTACGCTCGACCTCACCAGCAGGTCCCAAAGTGGCCACAGTTGCCAATATTGTGGAAAAGCCTTTCTTTCACCAACTGcattacaaaaacataaaagtcaGCATTGTGACCGCAGACAGAGGGACACCCCTGCTGCTGTCTCAGGGTACGCTGATGGCCTTACTTGCCTTAAATGTGGAACTACGTTTTGTCAAGAGTATGATTTGCACCAGCATTACACAGAACATGCCTGTGGGGTGTAA